The genomic window GTTGTGCGGTTTTTTCGGCACCTTGACTCAAGGCGAACTGATGAAAATTTTCACCATTGCAGACTAAACGTGGAAATATTCGTGCTTCATTAATCCGATATTCTTTCATCGTACCATTGAAGGATACCAAGCTATTGCTGGCACCTGCTTTACATACCGCGATCAGGGTATTTTCAAGCTGTGGATCCATTGCTGCAAACGCATGAGTGCTTATACCCAGTGCACAGAATGCGGCTATACCACCTAATTTTGCCAATGTAGATTTCATATTAAGCTCCTTGCTGAGGGATATTCCTTTTTCAGTTAAGTTGCTTTTGGAGGAGTTTGCAGGGGTATTTGGGCGGTCAAGTGTATCTAAATGTTGGATCTGGATCTGTGTGTGTCTCTGTGTAACGACATGTGTTTTTTTGAGAGAAAAGGGAGAGTTTTAGGATATAAAAAATGCCAAGCAAGGGGCTTGGCATTTTAGTCTATTGTGACTTAACCCTCAGGATTGAAGGTTAATCAACAATACGCAGTAGCTCGTTGATACCCACTTTACCGCGGGTTTTTGCGTCCACTTTTTTAACGATAATCGCAGCATAAAGGCTGTACTTGCCACAGGCTGAGGGTAGATTGCCAGAGACGACAACCGAGCCTGCGGGGACACGACCATAATGCACTTCGCCGGTTTCGCGATCATAAATCCGAGTGCTTTGGCCGATATACACGCCCATAGAAATCACTGAGCCTTCTTCGACGACTACGCCTTCAACAATTTCAGAGCGCGCACCGATAAAGCAGTTATCTTCAATAATTGTCGGGCCCGCTTGCAATGGCTCAAGTACGCCACCAATGCCGACACCGCCAGATAAATGCACGTTTTTACCGATTTGTGCACATGAGCCCACGGTTGCCCAAGTGTCCACCATAGTGCCTTCATCAACGTAGGCACCTAAGTTGACGTAGGATGGCATTAACACGGTATTCTTGCCGATAAATGAGCCCTTACGCACTGTGGCAGAAGGCACCACACGAATAGCCTCGGCCTTAAAACGTGCCTCATCATATTCGGCAAATTTTAACGGCACTTTGTCGAAATACTTAGTTTCTGCGCCATCGATAACCGCGTTATCGAAAATACGGAAGGACAGTAATACCGCCTTTTTCAGCCATTGGTGCACATGCCACTGGCCATCGATCTTTTCGGCGACCCGCACTTCACCTTTGTCGAGCATATTGATGACATGTTGCACATCGCTGCGCACGCTGGCGTCGACTGTGCTTGGTGTGATGTCGGCGCGCGCTTCGAAAGCGGCCTCAATACGTTGGCGTAAAGCCTCCATTTACTTCTCCCACTGGTTTAGTTAATTAAACTGATTAGGTATGACTTGCGCTAAGGGCGCTGATTAACGCTTCCCTAAGGGTATTTTCTTGGGTTTCATTAAGTTGCAGGCCATCATTGGTCTGCAATATAAAAAAGTCTTCCGCCCGCTCGCCAATGGTGGTGATCTTGGCCGCGAGCAGTGTTGTGTTACAACGGTAAAAAATATCACCCACTTTAGCCAATAGGCCCGGCGTATCTAAGGCGATAAGCTCCATCATACTTGTACCATGGCGACTGCTTTCGAGGAAACTGACTTGTGTTGGCACATTAAAAGGTTTCATCTTACGCGACAGTTTTCGAAAGCGTGGCAGTTTTGGGCTGTCGCTCGACAGGGCTTTTTCAAGTGCCTTGCGGATACTTTGGATGCGTGACAACTGGCTTACGGGCTCACCATCCTGCTCTAAAATCACAAAGGTATCGAGGGCATAATTGTCTTTTGAGGTCATGATGTTGGCATCATGGACGTTGATATTTTTATTGTCGAGCACCGCCATCACAGTTGCGAACAATTTTGGCCTATCTTGGCAGTAGACAAATAGCTCTGTGCCGCCGCGGGTAGTGTGCTTAGAGACGAGCACTAAGGGCTCATCCTGTTGTTTATGCTTTAAAATCGCTTCGGCGTGCCAGGCGACTTGATTGGGCTGATGGCGTAAAAAGTAATCCGCTTTGAAACGCTGCCACAGGGTATCTAAATCTTTTTCTTTGAGACCGCGCCGTAGTAGTTCTTTCTTGGCCTTGGCTTGGTATTCGCGCACCCTAGCACGAATATCGACGGGTTTTTCCTTACCGCGGGCAAGTACCCTTTGGGTCGAAAAGTATAAGTCGCGTAGCAGTGAGCCTTTCCAGTTGTTCCAGGTTTTTTCGTTGGTGGCGCAGATATCGGCGACGGTTAAGCAATACAGATAACTTAAATGCACTGCATCGCGGACTTTATTGGCAAAGTCGGCTACTACATCGGGGTCGGAAA from Shewanella putrefaciens includes these protein-coding regions:
- the dapD gene encoding 2,3,4,5-tetrahydropyridine-2,6-dicarboxylate N-succinyltransferase — translated: MEALRQRIEAAFEARADITPSTVDASVRSDVQHVINMLDKGEVRVAEKIDGQWHVHQWLKKAVLLSFRIFDNAVIDGAETKYFDKVPLKFAEYDEARFKAEAIRVVPSATVRKGSFIGKNTVLMPSYVNLGAYVDEGTMVDTWATVGSCAQIGKNVHLSGGVGIGGVLEPLQAGPTIIEDNCFIGARSEIVEGVVVEEGSVISMGVYIGQSTRIYDRETGEVHYGRVPAGSVVVSGNLPSACGKYSLYAAIIVKKVDAKTRGKVGINELLRIVD
- a CDS encoding DUF3718 domain-containing protein, whose translation is MKSTLAKLGGIAAFCALGISTHAFAAMDPQLENTLIAVCKAGASNSLVSFNGTMKEYRINEARIFPRLVCNGENFHQFALSQGAEKTAQRIGRYVQGQVTIKDITANTMDEVYAVNF